A window of Castanea sativa cultivar Marrone di Chiusa Pesio chromosome 1, ASM4071231v1 contains these coding sequences:
- the LOC142614754 gene encoding 6-phosphogluconate dehydrogenase, decarboxylating 3, chloroplastic isoform X1, which translates to MATPALSHIGLAGLAVMGQNLALNIAEKGFPISVYNRTASKVDETHHRAQTEGDLPLTPHYTPRDFVLSIQRPRSIIILVKAGSPVDQTVAALSSFMDPGDSIIDGGNEWYLNTERRIQQVSSQGLLYLGMGVSGGEEGARYGPSLMPGGSYQAYSNVQNILQRVAAQVDDGPCVTYIGEGGSGNFVKMVHNGIEYGDMQLISEAYDVLKNIGGLSNSELADIFAEWNRGELESFLVEITADIFRVRDEFGEGELVDKVLDKTGMKGTGKWTVQQAAELSIAAPTIAASLDGRYMSGLKEERESAAAALREAGLKEEEQLGGVKKGIDKKRLIDDVRQALYASKICSYAQGMNLLRAKSVEKGWDLNLGELARIWKGGCIIRAVFLDRIKKAYQRNPNLASLVVDPEFAREMVQRQAAWRRVVGLAVSAGISTPGMCASLSYFDTYRRARLPANLVQAQRDLFGAHTYERIDRPGSFHTEWTKLARKSENAGVAALN; encoded by the coding sequence ATGGCGACGCCAGCTCTCTCACACATAGGCCTAGCAGGGCTAGCCGTGATGGGCCAAAACCTAGCCCTAAACATCGCCGAGAAAGGCTTCCCAATCTCCGTCTACAACCGCACCGCTTCCAAAGTCGACGAGACCCACCACCGCGCCCAAACCGAAGGCGACCTCCCTCTCACCCCACACTACACTCCTCGCGACTTCGTCCTCTCAATTCAGCGCCCCAGATCCATCATCATCCTCGTCAAGGCCGGCTCCCCGGTCGATCAAACCGTCGCCGCCCTCTCCTCTTTCATGGACCCCGGCGACTCCATCATCGACGGCGGCAACGAATGGTACCTGAACACCGAGCGCCGTATCCAACAGGTCTCCTCCCAAGGCTTGCTGTATCTCGGCATGGGCGTATCGGGCGGCGAAGAAGGTGCCCGATACGGTCCTTCCTTGATGCCCGGGGGTTCTTATCAAGCGTATTCCAACGTCCAGAATATTCTTCAGAGAGTCGCGGCTCAGGTCGACGACGGTCCTTGCGTCACCTACATCGGCGAAGGCGGTTCCGGCAACTTCGTCAAAATGGTACACAACGGAATTGAATACGGCGACATGCAATTGATTTCCGAAGCCTACGATGTGTTGAAGAATATCGGCGGGTTGTCGAATTCGGAACTCGCCGATATTTTCGCCGAGTGGAATCGCGGCGAGTTGGAGAGCTTCTTGGTGGAGATTACGGCGGATATTTTTAGGGTTAGGGATGAGTTCGGCGAGGGCGAATTGGTGGATAAGGTCTTGGATAAGACTGGGATGAAAGGGACTGGGAAATGGACTGTTCAGCAGGCGGCGGAGCTTTCGATAGCGGCGCCAACGATTGCGGCGTCGTTGGATGGTCGGTATATGAGTGGGTTgaaggaggagagagaaagcgCCGCCGCGGCGTTGAGGGAGGCGGGTTTGAAAGAAGAAGAGCAGTTGGGAGGAGTGAAGAAGGGAATTGATAAGAAGAGACTGATTGATGATGTGAGGCAAGCTTTATACGCTTCGAAAATTTGTAGTTACGCTCAAGGGATGAATTTGTTGAGAGCAAAGAGTGTGGAGAAAGGTTGGGACTTGAATTTGGGGGAATTGGCAAGGATTTGGAAAGGTGGGTGTATTATAAGGGCTGTGTTTTTGGATAGGATTAAGAAGGCTTATCAGAGGAATCCGAATTTGGCGAGTTTGGTGGTGGACCCGGAGTTTGCAAGGGAGATGGTGCAGAGGCAGGCGGCGTGGAGGAGGGTTGTTGGGTTGGCGGTGTCAGCGGGGATTAGCACGCCGGGGATGTGTGCTAGTCTGTCGTATTTTGATACGTATAGGCGGGCGAGGCTGCCTGCAAACTTGGTGCAGGCGCAGAGGGACCTTTTTGGGGCGCATACTTATGAGAGGATTGATAGGCCCGGTTCGTTTCATACTGAGTGGACTAAACTTGCTCGCAAGAGTGAGAATGCCGGTGTTGCTGCTCTCAATTga
- the LOC142614754 gene encoding 6-phosphogluconate dehydrogenase, decarboxylating 3, chloroplastic isoform X2: protein MATPALSHIGLAGLAVMGQNLALNIAEKGFPISVYNRTASKVDETHHRAQTEGDLPLTPHYTPRDFVLSIQRPRSIIILVKAGSPVDQTVAALSSFMDPGDSIIDGGNEWYLNTERRIQQVSSQGLLYLGMGVSGGEEGARYGPSLMPGGSYQAYSNVQNILQRVAAQVDDGPCVTYIGEGGSGNFVKMVHNGIEYGDMQLISEAYDIFAEWNRGELESFLVEITADIFRVRDEFGEGELVDKVLDKTGMKGTGKWTVQQAAELSIAAPTIAASLDGRYMSGLKEERESAAAALREAGLKEEEQLGGVKKGIDKKRLIDDVRQALYASKICSYAQGMNLLRAKSVEKGWDLNLGELARIWKGGCIIRAVFLDRIKKAYQRNPNLASLVVDPEFAREMVQRQAAWRRVVGLAVSAGISTPGMCASLSYFDTYRRARLPANLVQAQRDLFGAHTYERIDRPGSFHTEWTKLARKSENAGVAALN from the exons ATGGCGACGCCAGCTCTCTCACACATAGGCCTAGCAGGGCTAGCCGTGATGGGCCAAAACCTAGCCCTAAACATCGCCGAGAAAGGCTTCCCAATCTCCGTCTACAACCGCACCGCTTCCAAAGTCGACGAGACCCACCACCGCGCCCAAACCGAAGGCGACCTCCCTCTCACCCCACACTACACTCCTCGCGACTTCGTCCTCTCAATTCAGCGCCCCAGATCCATCATCATCCTCGTCAAGGCCGGCTCCCCGGTCGATCAAACCGTCGCCGCCCTCTCCTCTTTCATGGACCCCGGCGACTCCATCATCGACGGCGGCAACGAATGGTACCTGAACACCGAGCGCCGTATCCAACAGGTCTCCTCCCAAGGCTTGCTGTATCTCGGCATGGGCGTATCGGGCGGCGAAGAAGGTGCCCGATACGGTCCTTCCTTGATGCCCGGGGGTTCTTATCAAGCGTATTCCAACGTCCAGAATATTCTTCAGAGAGTCGCGGCTCAGGTCGACGACGGTCCTTGCGTCACCTACATCGGCGAAGGCGGTTCCGGCAACTTCGTCAAAATGGTACACAACGGAATTGAATACGGCGACATGCAATTGATTTCCGAAGCCTACGAT ATTTTCGCCGAGTGGAATCGCGGCGAGTTGGAGAGCTTCTTGGTGGAGATTACGGCGGATATTTTTAGGGTTAGGGATGAGTTCGGCGAGGGCGAATTGGTGGATAAGGTCTTGGATAAGACTGGGATGAAAGGGACTGGGAAATGGACTGTTCAGCAGGCGGCGGAGCTTTCGATAGCGGCGCCAACGATTGCGGCGTCGTTGGATGGTCGGTATATGAGTGGGTTgaaggaggagagagaaagcgCCGCCGCGGCGTTGAGGGAGGCGGGTTTGAAAGAAGAAGAGCAGTTGGGAGGAGTGAAGAAGGGAATTGATAAGAAGAGACTGATTGATGATGTGAGGCAAGCTTTATACGCTTCGAAAATTTGTAGTTACGCTCAAGGGATGAATTTGTTGAGAGCAAAGAGTGTGGAGAAAGGTTGGGACTTGAATTTGGGGGAATTGGCAAGGATTTGGAAAGGTGGGTGTATTATAAGGGCTGTGTTTTTGGATAGGATTAAGAAGGCTTATCAGAGGAATCCGAATTTGGCGAGTTTGGTGGTGGACCCGGAGTTTGCAAGGGAGATGGTGCAGAGGCAGGCGGCGTGGAGGAGGGTTGTTGGGTTGGCGGTGTCAGCGGGGATTAGCACGCCGGGGATGTGTGCTAGTCTGTCGTATTTTGATACGTATAGGCGGGCGAGGCTGCCTGCAAACTTGGTGCAGGCGCAGAGGGACCTTTTTGGGGCGCATACTTATGAGAGGATTGATAGGCCCGGTTCGTTTCATACTGAGTGGACTAAACTTGCTCGCAAGAGTGAGAATGCCGGTGTTGCTGCTCTCAATTga